One region of Lebetimonas natsushimae genomic DNA includes:
- a CDS encoding tyrosine-type recombinase/integrase has protein sequence MTINELFDEYCEIMKNTMTHHTLLTKISYYNKHFRLQYGNNIITDFKFKDAQKFVNELLDKGLKPKSVKNIVDIFKVLYKYAIMNEYCEKNPFQYVLLPQFDSRIYFNFTDEEIKRFISAVLNYPESLYRHIFIFLLHGRRLNEVLSLTWNNVDFENKVYYIPPKINKARRLMAYQMTDILKETLENQFRMKTLYCFTSKYVFPSPRTCKKLQDIRKQFKKLLKYAGITKKMRIHDIRHLVASYSINTLGLSVEEVSYTLGHTSIEITQRYINPRAEISARVINTIIDSIMS, from the coding sequence ATGACTATTAACGAACTTTTTGATGAATATTGTGAAATTATGAAAAATACAATGACACATCATACACTCCTTACAAAAATAAGTTACTACAATAAACATTTTAGATTACAATACGGCAATAATATTATAACAGATTTTAAATTTAAAGACGCTCAAAAATTTGTTAATGAACTTCTTGATAAAGGTCTTAAGCCTAAATCAGTAAAAAATATTGTTGATATATTTAAGGTTCTTTATAAATATGCAATTATGAATGAATATTGTGAAAAAAATCCTTTTCAATATGTTTTGCTTCCTCAATTTGATAGTAGAATCTATTTTAATTTTACTGATGAAGAAATAAAAAGATTTATAAGTGCTGTTTTGAATTATCCTGAATCACTTTATAGACATATTTTTATTTTTCTTCTTCATGGAAGAAGATTAAATGAAGTATTATCACTTACTTGGAATAATGTAGATTTTGAAAATAAGGTTTATTATATTCCTCCAAAGATCAATAAAGCTCGTAGATTGATGGCTTATCAAATGACTGATATTTTAAAAGAAACTTTAGAAAATCAATTTAGAATGAAAACTTTATATTGTTTTACTTCAAAATATGTATTTCCATCTCCAAGAACTTGTAAAAAATTACAAGATATTCGAAAACAATTTAAAAAACTTCTTAAATATGCGGGAATTACAAAAAAAATGAGAATACATGATATTAGGCATCTGGTTGCAAGTTATAGCATTAATACTTTAGGTTTAAGTGTAGAAGAAGTTTCTTATACACTTGGTCATACTAGTATTGAAATAACTCAAAGATATATTAATCCAAGAGCTGAAATATCGGCACGGGTAATTAATACAATTATTGACTCTATTATGAGTTAA
- the truA gene encoding tRNA pseudouridine(38-40) synthase TruA, which produces MLVKAVISYDGSEFYGMQIQPDKITVEGTISNALKKLNIKTKITHSGRTDRGVHALNQVISFEIPNFWNLEKLKNILNKILYPSIYFKKITIAPFDFHPRFSAKKRSYRYLISKYFTPFNAKYTHYYSKKIDIKKINNALGNLIGKHDFEYFAKTGSDVNNYIREIYKAYAFEYKNVYVIKIEGNGFLRGQIRIIINFLLQINENKLTINDLKKQLNKEKLISKHLAAPNGLYLERIWY; this is translated from the coding sequence ATTTTAGTAAAAGCTGTTATTTCTTATGACGGAAGCGAATTTTACGGCATGCAGATACAGCCAGACAAAATAACGGTTGAAGGTACAATATCAAATGCTTTAAAAAAATTAAACATAAAAACTAAAATAACCCATTCAGGTAGAACTGACAGAGGGGTTCATGCCCTTAATCAGGTTATTTCGTTTGAAATACCAAATTTTTGGAATTTAGAAAAATTAAAAAATATATTAAATAAAATTTTGTATCCTTCAATTTATTTTAAAAAAATCACAATAGCCCCCTTCGACTTCCATCCAAGATTTTCAGCAAAAAAAAGAAGTTACAGATATCTTATTTCAAAATATTTTACTCCGTTTAACGCAAAATACACCCATTATTATTCAAAAAAAATAGACATTAAAAAAATTAACAATGCCTTGGGAAATTTAATAGGAAAACATGATTTTGAATATTTTGCAAAAACAGGAAGTGATGTAAACAATTACATCAGAGAAATATATAAAGCATATGCATTTGAATATAAAAATGTTTATGTAATTAAAATTGAAGGAAACGGTTTTTTGAGAGGACAGATAAGAATAATTATTAATTTTCTATTACAAATTAATGAAAACAAATTAACAATTAATGATTTAAAAAAACAATTAAACAAAGAAAAACTAATATCAAAACATTTGGCAGCGCCTAACGGATTATATTTAGAAAGAATTTGGTACTGA
- a CDS encoding LptF/LptG family permease, producing MDKLQKYILKNFLNIFINIFLILFLITSIIIIISISNVTSSIHITFLELLKMYFLSLTKILIVTLSISFFISAVQTYSNLSDTQELIAIFSTGIKPKKILFPMFVIAIILTFINFFILFVSIPYSDLVYHNFKIEKKQESQFNIETSQISQQFGKWNAFIEKKDKNIYKKVYLYNPYEKKFITAQNAKTIKYNNYLIFQLNNGYIYQLDKNLTVKFNVMNINQYISYKSFSILEYTKYLKENKKLFLFYLPFALISVILFFYIPLFSFFHPRLHKNHSLIYSVSLLTIYLIFTKLAKSFCAEFIIMITFFIFGLILYLKDKKF from the coding sequence ATGGATAAACTTCAAAAATATATATTAAAAAATTTTTTAAATATCTTTATTAATATTTTTTTGATACTTTTTTTAATAACCTCTATAATTATAATAATTTCAATTTCTAATGTTACATCATCGATTCATATTACTTTTTTAGAATTGCTTAAAATGTATTTTCTCTCTTTAACAAAAATTTTAATAGTTACTTTATCAATTTCCTTTTTTATATCTGCAGTTCAGACATATTCTAATTTAAGTGACACCCAGGAATTAATAGCAATATTTTCAACAGGTATCAAACCTAAAAAAATACTGTTTCCCATGTTTGTTATTGCAATTATCTTAACATTTATTAATTTTTTTATTTTATTTGTATCTATTCCTTATTCAGATCTTGTTTACCATAATTTTAAAATAGAAAAAAAACAGGAATCTCAATTTAATATAGAAACTTCACAAATTTCCCAGCAATTCGGAAAATGGAATGCTTTTATCGAAAAAAAAGATAAAAATATCTATAAAAAAGTATATCTGTATAATCCATATGAAAAAAAATTTATAACAGCTCAAAATGCCAAAACTATTAAATACAACAATTATCTGATTTTTCAATTAAACAATGGATATATATATCAACTTGATAAAAATTTAACGGTTAAATTCAATGTAATGAATATTAATCAATATATTTCATATAAATCATTTTCTATTTTGGAATATACTAAATATTTAAAAGAAAATAAAAAATTATTTTTATTTTATTTACCTTTTGCCTTAATATCGGTAATATTATTTTTTTATATACCGTTATTCAGTTTTTTTCATCCGAGATTACATAAAAATCATTCTTTGATTTATTCCGTTTCATTGTTAACAATCTATTTGATTTTTACAAAACTTGCAAAATCATTCTGTGCAGAATTCATTATTATGATAACATTTTTTATTTTCGGTTTAATACTGTATTTAAAGGATAAAAAATTTTAG
- a CDS encoding prepilin peptidase translates to MENEWIIELIIFIIGICIGSFLNVVIYRVPKSENIAYPPSHCPKCGKKLKPWHNIPIISYVLLKGKCAFCREKIPIRYPVIELSTGILAVLIYKKCGVDIYSTITFIVFALFLALSMIDFDYKAVPDSLNLLALTLSFFTTPEILENFKNALILMGGMSLIRYYVSYFIKREAMGEGDIILAGSIGALLGIKLSLFAIFIASLIAIFPSLYNRIFKKDFELPFIPFLTLGTFIVWYFNDYFLNLWSKLYG, encoded by the coding sequence ATGGAAAATGAATGGATAATTGAATTAATAATTTTTATAATAGGAATATGTATAGGAAGTTTTTTAAACGTTGTAATTTACAGAGTACCAAAAAGCGAAAATATTGCATATCCTCCGAGTCACTGTCCTAAATGTGGCAAAAAATTAAAACCTTGGCATAATATTCCAATAATTAGTTATGTTTTATTAAAAGGGAAATGTGCATTCTGCAGGGAGAAAATTCCTATCCGATATCCTGTAATTGAATTGTCAACAGGTATACTTGCGGTATTGATTTATAAAAAATGCGGAGTAGATATATATTCAACCATTACTTTTATAGTTTTTGCACTGTTTTTAGCTTTAAGTATGATAGATTTTGATTATAAAGCGGTGCCTGATAGTTTAAATCTACTCGCTCTTACACTTTCATTTTTTACAACTCCTGAAATTTTAGAAAATTTTAAAAACGCTTTAATCTTAATGGGCGGTATGAGTTTAATTAGATATTATGTATCATATTTTATCAAAAGGGAGGCTATGGGCGAAGGAGACATAATTCTTGCCGGAAGTATTGGAGCACTGCTCGGAATTAAATTATCTTTATTTGCCATTTTTATAGCCTCTTTAATTGCAATTTTTCCTTCATTATACAATAGAATATTTAAAAAAGATTTTGAACTTCCTTTCATTCCTTTCTTAACATTAGGCACATTTATTGTATGGTATTTTAATGATTATTTTTTAAATTTATGGAGCAAACTCTATGGATAA
- a CDS encoding di-trans,poly-cis-decaprenylcistransferase, whose translation MHLAIIMDGNGRWAKKRGLKRVEGHKKGAEVVRDITAYCANNPDIEILTLYAFSTENWKRPKMEIDFLMKLLDNWLKKELTTYIENDIKFDVIGDISKFSTKLRERIEYTKKVTKNNKKLTQILALNYGSRDEITRAVKKLTEKNEEITPENIQKNLDISRDVDLLIRTSGEIRVSNFLLWQIAYAEMFFTKTLWPDFTSKELEQILNEFKKRERRFGGI comes from the coding sequence ATGCATTTAGCAATAATTATGGATGGGAACGGGAGATGGGCGAAAAAAAGAGGTTTAAAAAGAGTCGAAGGTCATAAAAAAGGGGCTGAGGTTGTAAGGGATATTACCGCATACTGTGCAAACAATCCTGATATTGAGATATTGACATTATACGCCTTTTCAACAGAAAATTGGAAAAGACCGAAAATGGAAATAGATTTTCTAATGAAACTTCTTGATAACTGGTTAAAAAAAGAACTTACCACTTATATAGAAAATGATATAAAATTTGATGTCATTGGAGATATTTCAAAATTTTCTACTAAACTTAGAGAGAGAATAGAATATACAAAAAAGGTCACAAAAAATAATAAAAAATTAACTCAAATTTTAGCCTTAAATTATGGAAGCAGGGATGAAATAACTAGAGCTGTAAAAAAATTAACAGAAAAAAATGAAGAAATAACACCTGAAAATATTCAAAAAAATCTTGATATCAGCAGGGATGTTGACTTATTGATAAGAACAAGCGGGGAAATAAGGGTAAGTAATTTCCTTTTGTGGCAAATAGCCTATGCGGAAATGTTTTTTACAAAAACTCTTTGGCCTGATTTTACCAGTAAAGAGTTGGAACAGATTTTAAATGAATTTAAAAAAAGAGAGAGAAGATTTGGTGGAATCTAA
- the coaBC gene encoding bifunctional phosphopantothenoylcysteine decarboxylase/phosphopantothenate--cysteine ligase CoaBC — protein sequence MNILIGVTGSIAIYKTCELIRLFIKRGDNVKVVMTKAATKFITPLTFETLTRNRVLTEESENWSSDMNHIDFAKWADIYIIAPATANTLNKAYMGIADNLLLQTYLATKAPTLFAPSANTNMYKHPTTQKAIKNLNCIEANSGLLACGDEGIGKMAEPEEIFLRALREINKEEFWKNKKIVVTAGGSIEKIDDVRFISNFSSGKMGEAVAKAFYIKGAEVTLISSKIHNLTKEIKQIKVENAKNYLEEILNENPDYLIMAAAIVDYIPEYKIGKLKKENIGDEFILKLAKNIDILESIKDKKFKKIGFKAEFDEKNAVNFAKNALNKKGLDAICLNLLSKNNFGSDENEIIFITKDKKILLSQNTKENIALKLVDAIKSL from the coding sequence ATGAACATATTAATCGGTGTCACTGGAAGTATAGCAATTTATAAAACTTGTGAACTTATCCGGCTATTTATCAAAAGAGGAGACAATGTAAAAGTTGTTATGACAAAGGCTGCCACAAAATTTATAACTCCTCTTACCTTTGAAACACTTACAAGAAATAGAGTTTTAACAGAAGAGAGCGAAAACTGGTCAAGCGATATGAACCATATTGATTTTGCAAAATGGGCTGATATTTATATTATTGCCCCGGCAACTGCGAATACACTAAATAAAGCATACATGGGAATAGCCGACAACCTTCTTTTACAGACTTATCTTGCGACAAAAGCCCCTACTCTTTTCGCTCCGAGTGCAAATACAAATATGTATAAGCATCCAACAACCCAAAAAGCTATCAAAAACTTAAATTGTATTGAGGCAAATTCCGGACTTCTTGCCTGCGGAGATGAGGGAATTGGAAAAATGGCCGAGCCTGAAGAGATATTTTTAAGGGCCTTAAGGGAAATTAATAAAGAGGAGTTTTGGAAAAATAAAAAAATAGTAGTAACTGCGGGAGGAAGTATTGAAAAAATTGACGATGTTCGCTTTATCAGCAATTTTTCAAGCGGAAAAATGGGGGAAGCCGTTGCGAAAGCTTTTTATATAAAGGGTGCCGAAGTTACATTAATCTCAAGTAAAATCCATAATTTAACAAAAGAGATTAAACAGATTAAAGTAGAAAATGCAAAAAACTATTTGGAAGAAATCTTAAATGAAAATCCCGATTATTTAATAATGGCAGCAGCAATTGTGGATTATATCCCTGAATATAAGATTGGAAAATTAAAAAAAGAAAATATCGGAGATGAATTCATATTAAAACTTGCTAAAAATATTGATATATTAGAATCAATAAAAGATAAAAAATTTAAAAAAATCGGCTTTAAAGCCGAATTCGACGAAAAAAATGCCGTGAATTTTGCTAAAAACGCTTTGAATAAAAAGGGACTTGATGCAATTTGTCTTAATTTACTTTCAAAAAACAATTTTGGAAGTGATGAAAATGAAATAATTTTTATTACAAAAGATAAAAAAATTCTCTTATCCCAAAATACAAAAGAAAATATTGCCTTAAAGTTAGTAGATGCCATTAAATCTCTCTAA
- the glmU gene encoding bifunctional UDP-N-acetylglucosamine diphosphorylase/glucosamine-1-phosphate N-acetyltransferase GlmU — protein MSSIIILAAGKGTRMKSSTPKVLHKLCNKPMIEYIIEESLKISNDINVILYHQFENIKKIIKNYPVKIIKQDHLNYPGTGGALLSLIEDGKLKINNDKLLILNGDMPLVQADELKKFTSIDADIVMSVMKLDNPSGYGRVLIENGNVKKIIEEKDASEEELKISYVNAGVYLIKTEVLEKYLPKLNNNNAQKEYYLTDIVEMAVNDKLTVKAVEVNEENFKGINNKKDLAEAERIICNKIKDFWMKEGVVMHLPETIYIDAYTSFEGECEIWPNCVIKESVIIESEIRSGSVIEESIIKNSGIGPMARIRPKSVLTDTHIGNFVEVKASKLNKIKAGHLSYLGDSEIDEGTNVGAGTITCNYDGKNKYKTKIGKNVFIGSDSQLIAPVVIEDDVIIAAGSTVNKNIKKGSLAISRAPLKIVENFYYKFFGKNI, from the coding sequence ATGTCAAGTATTATAATTTTGGCTGCGGGAAAAGGTACCCGCATGAAAAGTTCCACACCGAAAGTTCTCCACAAATTATGTAACAAGCCGATGATAGAATATATTATAGAAGAATCTCTCAAAATTTCAAATGATATAAATGTGATACTTTATCATCAGTTTGAAAATATAAAAAAAATAATAAAAAACTATCCTGTTAAAATTATAAAACAAGACCATTTAAATTATCCCGGTACTGGAGGGGCATTATTATCTTTGATAGAAGATGGGAAATTGAAAATTAACAATGATAAATTACTGATACTTAACGGGGATATGCCTTTGGTTCAAGCGGATGAACTTAAAAAATTCACTAGTATTGATGCCGACATTGTAATGAGTGTAATGAAACTTGACAACCCGAGCGGATACGGAAGAGTATTGATTGAAAACGGAAATGTCAAAAAAATTATAGAAGAAAAAGATGCTAGTGAAGAAGAACTTAAAATTTCTTATGTAAATGCAGGCGTTTATCTTATAAAAACAGAAGTATTAGAAAAATATTTGCCTAAACTAAATAACAATAACGCTCAAAAAGAATATTATCTAACTGATATTGTTGAAATGGCAGTAAATGATAAATTAACAGTAAAAGCCGTCGAAGTAAACGAAGAAAATTTTAAAGGCATTAACAATAAAAAAGATTTAGCTGAAGCTGAAAGGATAATTTGTAATAAAATAAAAGATTTTTGGATGAAAGAAGGCGTTGTTATGCATCTGCCTGAAACCATTTATATTGATGCATACACTTCATTCGAAGGTGAATGTGAAATTTGGCCTAATTGTGTAATAAAAGAAAGTGTGATAATTGAAAGTGAAATTCGTTCCGGCAGTGTAATTGAAGAATCAATAATCAAAAATTCCGGCATCGGCCCTATGGCGAGAATAAGACCAAAAAGTGTATTAACTGATACACATATCGGAAATTTTGTTGAGGTTAAAGCCTCAAAACTTAATAAAATAAAAGCCGGACATTTAAGTTATCTCGGGGACAGTGAAATTGATGAAGGAACAAATGTAGGAGCAGGGACTATTACGTGCAATTATGACGGAAAAAATAAATACAAAACAAAAATCGGCAAAAATGTTTTTATAGGAAGTGATTCTCAACTCATTGCACCGGTTGTTATTGAAGATGATGTAATAATTGCAGCTGGCAGTACTGTAAATAAAAACATAAAAAAAGGTTCTCTTGCAATAAGCAGGGCACCATTAAAAATTGTTGAAAATTTTTACTATAAATTTTTTGGGAAAAATATATGA
- a CDS encoding motility protein A: protein MDLATVIGLVGALGLLIAAMALGVGVGAYIDPQSILIVILGSIMALLISYKMEMMTKFVKVFMIAIKPSYQPNYEELIKKLVDYATQARRDGILSLESVAANEEDEFLKKGLSMAVDGNEPDTIRELLEIEMEQMEDRHKKMASIFSTWAGLAGGFGMLGTLVGLVAMLLNMSDPSSIGPAMAVALLTTLYGAMIGNILGNPIASKLSLRNDDEVLAKTMILEGIMSIQAGDNPRTLEAKLLSFLPPSQRKSQFE from the coding sequence ATGGATTTAGCTACTGTCATTGGGTTAGTTGGTGCACTAGGTCTTCTTATTGCTGCTATGGCTCTTGGTGTGGGTGTTGGAGCTTATATTGATCCCCAGTCTATATTGATTGTTATTTTAGGTTCAATTATGGCGCTTTTAATCAGTTATAAAATGGAAATGATGACAAAATTTGTCAAAGTTTTTATGATTGCTATCAAACCGAGTTATCAGCCAAATTATGAAGAATTAATTAAAAAATTGGTTGATTATGCCACTCAGGCCAGACGTGACGGTATTTTGTCACTTGAAAGCGTGGCAGCCAACGAAGAAGATGAGTTTTTAAAAAAAGGTTTATCAATGGCAGTAGACGGAAATGAACCCGATACTATCAGGGAACTTCTTGAAATTGAAATGGAACAGATGGAAGACAGGCATAAAAAAATGGCTTCAATTTTTTCCACATGGGCCGGGCTTGCCGGTGGTTTCGGTATGCTTGGAACATTGGTGGGTCTTGTTGCGATGCTTTTAAACATGTCAGATCCTTCTTCAATCGGTCCTGCTATGGCGGTTGCATTGCTTACAACACTTTACGGTGCTATGATTGGTAATATTTTAGGAAATCCGATAGCGAGTAAATTATCATTGAGAAATGATGATGAGGTACTTGCAAAGACAATGATACTTGAGGGTATTATGTCAATTCAGGCAGGAGACAACCCAAGAACGTTGGAGGCCAAACTTTTGAGTTTTCTGCCACCATCTCAGAGAAAGTCACAGTTTGAATAG
- a CDS encoding OmpA family protein, whose amino-acid sequence MAKKKCKCECPEGLPEWLATFGDLMSLLLCFFVLLLSMSTMNAKKVQEAIGSLAGALSVLEGGAQTEISKNRNQIATPIEKTQETAQTVNKLSKAIQEFRQFTAGGKGPAITLEEGEEGFFIRLPADITFKPGSAEINNEDSLLFLKRISLIIKEYLPKNIEIQIKGFTDNTLPPQTSPYSDNWELSAARALSVLKILLKNGVNPKQLSAAAYGEYHPIASNDTPEGRAKNRRVEIWFFAKKKELQQNVKKSVLDKVK is encoded by the coding sequence ATGGCTAAAAAAAAATGTAAATGCGAATGTCCAGAAGGATTACCAGAATGGCTTGCAACATTCGGGGATTTAATGAGCCTTCTTTTATGTTTTTTCGTTTTATTACTTTCTATGTCCACAATGAATGCTAAAAAAGTACAAGAGGCAATAGGTTCGCTTGCCGGGGCTTTAAGTGTCCTTGAAGGCGGTGCCCAGACAGAGATTAGCAAGAATAGAAATCAAATAGCCACTCCAATTGAAAAAACACAGGAAACTGCACAAACTGTGAATAAATTGTCCAAAGCAATACAGGAATTCAGACAGTTTACTGCAGGGGGAAAAGGTCCTGCGATTACCTTGGAAGAAGGAGAAGAGGGATTTTTTATAAGGCTTCCTGCAGATATTACCTTTAAACCGGGCAGTGCCGAAATTAATAATGAAGACAGCCTTTTGTTTTTAAAAAGAATTTCGCTAATAATAAAGGAATATTTACCAAAAAATATTGAAATTCAAATCAAAGGTTTTACCGACAACACACTTCCACCTCAAACATCACCTTATAGCGATAATTGGGAATTAAGCGCTGCCAGGGCTTTAAGTGTATTAAAAATTTTATTAAAAAACGGAGTCAATCCGAAACAGCTCAGTGCCGCAGCGTATGGGGAATATCATCCAATTGCAAGTAATGACACACCTGAAGGGAGGGCTAAAAACAGAAGGGTTGAAATATGGTTTTTTGCAAAGAAAAAAGAGTTACAACAAAATGTAAAAAAATCAGTATTAGACAAAGTTAAATGA
- the fliP gene encoding flagellar type III secretion system pore protein FliP (The bacterial flagellar biogenesis protein FliP forms a type III secretion system (T3SS)-type pore required for flagellar assembly.) has protein sequence MKKILIFILPIIVFAAPQIPTVNLSLSAPHNPKQLVDTLNIVILMTILVLAPSIVLVTTSFVRILVVLGFLRQALGTPQSPPTTLLVSFALILTFFIMEPYAKNAYSNGIKPYMEKKIGYEEAFEKSVKPFKLFMIKNTREKDLALFYRIRHLPNPKTIDDVPLSILVPAFMLSELKTAFEIGFLIFLPFLIIDMVVSSVLMSLGMMMLPPVMISLPFKILVFILVDGWDLVVMGLVQSFK, from the coding sequence ATGAAAAAAATTCTGATATTTATTTTACCTATAATTGTTTTTGCGGCACCTCAAATTCCTACAGTCAATCTCTCTTTATCCGCGCCTCATAATCCAAAACAGTTAGTGGATACTTTAAATATTGTGATTTTAATGACAATTTTGGTGCTGGCACCAAGTATTGTATTAGTTACAACATCTTTTGTCAGAATTCTTGTGGTTCTTGGATTTTTGCGACAGGCTTTGGGTACTCCACAGTCTCCTCCGACTACATTACTGGTTTCTTTTGCGCTTATTCTTACTTTTTTTATAATGGAGCCTTATGCTAAAAATGCCTATAGTAACGGAATTAAACCTTACATGGAGAAAAAAATAGGATATGAAGAAGCTTTTGAGAAATCGGTAAAACCATTTAAACTTTTTATGATTAAAAACACACGTGAAAAAGATTTGGCCCTTTTTTATAGAATAAGGCATTTGCCTAATCCTAAAACAATAGATGATGTACCTTTGAGTATATTAGTTCCTGCATTCATGTTAAGCGAACTTAAAACGGCATTTGAAATCGGATTTTTGATATTTTTGCCTTTTTTAATAATTGATATGGTGGTCAGCAGTGTTTTAATGAGTTTAGGTATGATGATGCTGCCTCCTGTCATGATAAGTTTGCCTTTTAAAATTTTAGTTTTTATTCTGGTAGATGGTTGGGATTTGGTGGTAATGGGACTGGTGCAGAGTTTTAAATGA
- the trmA gene encoding tRNA (uridine(54)-C5)-methyltransferase TrmA — MTCSSFGKCGSCVLYEIPYIKQLEMKKEKLKEMFKDFNIPEIEVIYDKDEHFRARAEFRIWREGDKLFYAMRKRKEEGRGVIPIQECKIVDKAIYNLMPDLLSEIEKNENLKNRLYEIDFLSSSLGELIVTLIYHRKVDESIAEDIKKLKEKFTKVDFIVRKKGRKYIFDKNYLIEELEINGKIYKYKIIENTFSQPNRNINKKMIEWVLKNADLKGDLVELYCGNGNFTIPMSEKFNKVIATEINPESIQAATFNAELNNRKNITFLAMSAAEFSSLKKENSPLLAGYDLKNVFIDPPRAGLDDKSRRFVNSFENIIYISCNPETLKRDLETLAKKRKIKAFAFFDQFPYTNHMECGVILESEK, encoded by the coding sequence ATGACTTGCAGTAGTTTTGGAAAATGTGGAAGCTGTGTTTTGTATGAAATTCCATATATTAAGCAGCTTGAGATGAAAAAAGAAAAACTTAAAGAGATGTTTAAAGATTTTAATATACCAGAAATTGAAGTGATTTATGATAAAGATGAACATTTCAGGGCAAGAGCCGAATTTAGAATATGGAGAGAAGGAGATAAGCTTTTTTATGCAATGAGAAAAAGAAAAGAAGAGGGCAGGGGAGTTATACCTATTCAAGAGTGTAAAATTGTAGATAAGGCTATTTATAATTTAATGCCTGATTTGCTAAGTGAAATAGAAAAAAATGAAAATCTAAAAAACAGACTTTATGAAATTGATTTTTTAAGCTCTTCATTAGGTGAACTTATTGTAACTTTAATTTATCACAGAAAAGTGGATGAGAGTATTGCAGAAGATATTAAAAAATTAAAAGAAAAATTTACTAAAGTTGATTTTATTGTAAGAAAAAAAGGTAGAAAATATATTTTTGATAAAAATTATCTGATTGAAGAACTTGAAATTAACGGAAAAATTTACAAATACAAAATTATTGAAAACACTTTTTCCCAGCCAAACAGAAATATAAACAAAAAAATGATTGAATGGGTTTTAAAAAACGCCGATTTAAAAGGCGATTTGGTTGAGCTTTACTGTGGAAACGGAAATTTTACAATCCCAATGAGTGAAAAATTTAATAAAGTAATAGCAACAGAAATTAATCCTGAATCAATCCAGGCCGCCACTTTTAATGCCGAGCTTAATAATCGAAAAAATATAACGTTTTTAGCAATGAGTGCGGCTGAATTCAGCTCTTTAAAAAAAGAAAATTCACCGCTTCTTGCCGGATATGATTTAAAAAATGTTTTTATCGACCCCCCAAGGGCCGGGCTTGATGATAAAAGCCGCAGATTTGTAAACAGTTTTGAAAATATAATATATATTTCATGCAATCCCGAAACCTTAAAAAGAGATTTAGAAACTTTGGCTAAAAAAAGGAAAATAAAAGCTTTTGCATTTTTTGACCAGTTCCCTTATACAAACCATATGGAATGTGGGGTAATACTTGAGAGTGAAAAATGA